In Leuconostoc kimchii IMSNU 11154, one genomic interval encodes:
- a CDS encoding prophage endopeptidase tail family protein: MLTVSNRDSTLKEPITSLINSSFNVSWENNSSYQMTFTAYADNSAGFTLLIPENIITWHDQQFAIKQMIPNYSAGYNTIGITATHIYLDVRKIFKHDKKAGTLTYSVNDVLAFYLDKNTFGYTYEVKGNFSKQQITDLGGNNVFDGLSQIISTWPDAIIYPDNKKILIYSKQSFSKNLGNRLGYGYNTDNMSLTYDSTSLVNQLTVVSATKDNNSVWFQPHIVKDDDSIAKYGVWDGGDFSDERFHDVQAADEAAKEKFIVEPSISVSLDYLDSDEPVPGEIRRLEILDTGFVTNVMVVAYSYYPLDDTQKTSLTLNSNAKTVLDYQRSNRNALNQAKNLNKDLAISVKNTSDKINVITTDGIWYDYRGGGHVI; this comes from the coding sequence ATGTTAACAGTTAGCAATCGAGACAGCACCCTAAAAGAACCGATTACTAGCTTAATTAATTCATCGTTTAATGTCAGTTGGGAAAACAACAGCAGTTATCAAATGACATTTACTGCCTATGCAGATAATTCAGCCGGTTTCACGTTATTAATACCTGAAAATATCATTACTTGGCATGACCAGCAGTTTGCAATCAAACAAATGATACCCAACTATTCAGCTGGTTACAATACGATTGGCATAACCGCCACTCATATTTATTTAGATGTCCGTAAAATCTTCAAACACGATAAAAAGGCAGGCACATTGACTTATTCAGTTAATGATGTGCTTGCTTTTTATTTGGACAAGAACACATTTGGTTACACATATGAGGTCAAGGGAAATTTTTCAAAACAACAAATAACTGATTTGGGTGGCAACAACGTGTTTGACGGCTTGTCACAAATTATTTCTACATGGCCGGACGCCATCATTTATCCAGATAACAAGAAAATTTTGATTTACTCTAAACAATCATTTTCTAAAAATCTTGGCAACAGATTAGGATATGGATATAACACTGACAATATGTCATTGACTTACGATTCAACATCTCTAGTTAATCAGCTAACAGTAGTTAGTGCAACTAAAGATAACAATTCGGTATGGTTTCAGCCCCATATTGTTAAAGATGACGACTCCATAGCCAAATACGGTGTATGGGACGGTGGAGATTTTTCAGATGAACGTTTTCATGACGTGCAGGCTGCAGATGAAGCTGCAAAAGAAAAATTTATTGTTGAACCCTCCATTTCTGTTTCATTAGATTATTTAGATAGTGATGAACCCGTTCCAGGTGAAATTAGAAGATTAGAAATATTAGATACGGGATTTGTGACCAACGTAATGGTTGTAGCCTACAGTTATTACCCACTGGATGACACCCAAAAAACGTCACTAACTTTAAATAGCAATGCTAAAACAGTGCTAGATTACCAGCGCAGTAATCGTAATGCACTTAACCAAGCTAAAAATTTGAATAAGGATCTAGCAATTTCAGTTAAAAATACAAGTGATAAGATCAACGTAATCACTACAGATGGCATATGGTATGACTATCGCGGCGGCGGACATGTTATATAA
- a CDS encoding phage tail tape measure protein, translating into MVERIQAEMATAIALDTLKATNSLRGLGNAVTSVKNAWKAQEAAAKSSGDYLKASQERYQGLGREMDAQKNKISELQQRQKGLDTTTKEGAESFLKYEKNIQQANQRLASLESQQQRAKSSMEYQTSGLAKLQQEYKQMNAVSGSYVDRLKAEGKERQANISHANSLKSSLSNLSQQYVKQEDELKRIAAESGTTNEVYRKQSVRVNETATSVAKMKNEFKSAQREVNNANPYGFGRFSSGANAAYRAADKMGNGFHAATQKAKELARSSGLLAVGIGAVSIKGAQTAADLQESYIKTLNLATTGGEKAAEAQKNVNQMQKDGSKYSVEYGKSQKDIADGYQELIKRGYTSAEALGAMRSELQASVASGDDFNDVLSVTSQVVDAYGMRTDNAAKMTKNTKDVVNQLAYAADMTATDFQSLGKGMEYVGDSAHSAGYALSETSSAMGILSNHGLEADKAGTGLRKVINSLTSAISDQDAAQRGQTAAVEGYNSKIAEHKKKIEEIAAAEKDGTKSKKASASATKTQQDAIDKLESKVQAVKSGGTGDMLSSLGISKSQLVDSNGNLVSLTKQMEVINEATKHMGTAQKNSVFNSLFGTTGQQAGIILAQNNKELDELNGKVKKSADGQGYVANLATKNMASVKAELSQFKMAGEAAMIMLGKKMLPVLADTAVSMTKAFDSKAGQHGLEVIAGGIAKVSDALLNMIKFIGTHTTEVKIFASIFAGIWAFKKISDTIGWIKTAIGTYRELNGVLKTTAALNAAGIGGGKASVTKTAANVGGEVATDVGLSRVAGAGGALKTTSIASKVLPIAGKVTGILGAAVAGWDVGSSVVTAFKSKKADDAYKAGGKTAGTVIGGGIGAVLGSVIPGAGTAAGAMLGAGIGDALGSTKVAQSITEKLSNAFKKHPIKVPKIDVKDAYKDLDKANKKYYDDKAKRDKKDVDLLYKNGYLTKVEYDKRLKDIQDEAKKSGNIEKLSQSDRTALTKYYAQKRTSLEEKAAKDKRTVGNKWDKIIGEDAAKYGDTSLQVQRDYKKKEQAVAQVDKDKKKAINKLTIKDATQTTIAEAKLHTTLTGKIQLSSNQQNKILSDLVKKKGKLSDSELKKAYSNSKKEYDAVKGFADKQYKSTTETAEKKFKNISKAANNQFNSVSDAAKKEAQNTIDSANRQFKGNSQYAKEQRAEVTKQANKKRDDTIQAAKDQRDGTIDKARDERNKVSNAATDKYNSTVKSARKQRDDVKKAAEDQKKGVTKSSDETHSHVKSGSSSFWETFKKIVVGGLGNSFGPIGVGVKAINALVSKFGGSKQTITPPPTKFASGTGLFSKIRKPITSPIMAMLNDGNDSPQTGNREMLIHPNGKPELVQGTNVIRPLLPGTEVLNATETAMMLGQQKISRFASGTGFFADVWDSIKDSTKRFTEMFSFITDAVAHPIDSMAKTFNPKRNRDNGDVFNALEDHVFDKPVKEQAKPWWSTLWGMAKDAGDDSASNSALLSKMIKLGNGKPYVWGATGPDGYDCSGLVQAALDELGKSFPHYSGDQYNSSTAVSNPSSGDLVFFGEGGSQHVGVYGGNGRMYSAQSPQSNPNIGWANVSDWSEKLAASPYRRVPGMKTDDSSNKQESGLNKLVRSQVGGMFDWIKKFIAPLQDSGGSEPAGDGVGRWRGDVVKALGQVGLSTSSSMVNKVLRQIQTESGGNASAMGGNDGLADGNATGLMQVKPGTFRAYAAAGHTNIMNGYDNILAGLNYAKNRYGNDLSFLGQGHGYANGTITNVPHVANIAEGGMTEAVIPWDLSKKSRAMELLGETVTHFAQNTPSVSSNNSNQSNSNDSEVISKLEGKFDQMIGFLSQLVSQGNNPTQGYAVLDRSDLYRKQASDGNLRDYQAF; encoded by the coding sequence ATGGTTGAGAGAATACAAGCCGAGATGGCAACGGCTATAGCGTTAGATACACTTAAAGCTACCAATAGTTTACGCGGCCTAGGCAATGCTGTTACGTCTGTTAAAAATGCTTGGAAGGCACAAGAAGCAGCTGCAAAATCATCTGGTGATTACTTAAAGGCATCTCAAGAACGCTATCAAGGGCTTGGACGTGAAATGGACGCCCAAAAGAATAAGATAAGCGAGTTACAACAACGCCAAAAAGGGTTAGATACCACCACAAAAGAAGGCGCCGAATCATTCTTAAAGTACGAAAAAAATATTCAACAAGCTAACCAAAGATTAGCGAGCTTGGAATCACAGCAACAGCGTGCTAAGTCGTCAATGGAATATCAGACTAGCGGTTTAGCAAAGTTGCAACAAGAGTATAAACAGATGAATGCCGTTTCTGGATCGTATGTCGATCGCCTGAAAGCCGAGGGTAAGGAACGACAAGCTAATATCTCACATGCCAATTCTCTCAAATCATCATTATCAAACCTTTCTCAGCAGTACGTTAAGCAAGAAGATGAACTCAAGCGTATAGCTGCTGAAAGTGGCACGACAAACGAGGTATATCGCAAACAAAGTGTAAGAGTTAACGAAACGGCTACAAGCGTAGCTAAGATGAAGAACGAGTTTAAATCTGCACAACGTGAAGTTAATAACGCTAATCCGTATGGGTTTGGACGTTTTTCATCAGGAGCAAACGCCGCTTATCGTGCAGCTGATAAAATGGGCAATGGTTTTCACGCTGCTACTCAAAAAGCGAAAGAATTAGCTAGAAGCAGTGGACTGCTAGCTGTTGGTATCGGTGCAGTCTCTATTAAAGGCGCGCAAACAGCTGCTGACTTGCAAGAGTCTTACATCAAGACTCTTAACCTAGCTACTACTGGTGGTGAGAAAGCTGCTGAAGCTCAAAAAAATGTTAACCAAATGCAAAAAGACGGCTCTAAGTATTCTGTCGAATACGGAAAGTCACAGAAAGACATTGCTGATGGTTATCAAGAATTAATCAAACGAGGTTATACATCAGCTGAAGCTTTAGGAGCTATGCGTTCCGAATTGCAAGCATCTGTTGCATCTGGGGATGATTTTAATGACGTTTTGAGTGTTACATCGCAAGTTGTTGATGCGTATGGCATGCGTACTGATAACGCTGCTAAGATGACCAAAAACACCAAAGATGTCGTTAACCAACTAGCCTATGCCGCTGATATGACCGCAACTGACTTCCAATCGCTTGGAAAAGGGATGGAATATGTCGGTGATTCTGCTCATAGTGCCGGTTATGCACTATCTGAAACATCATCAGCAATGGGTATTTTGTCTAACCACGGACTTGAAGCTGATAAAGCTGGTACTGGACTTCGTAAAGTTATTAATTCATTAACTAGTGCGATAAGTGACCAAGATGCTGCACAACGAGGTCAAACCGCAGCGGTTGAAGGCTACAATTCTAAGATAGCCGAGCATAAGAAGAAAATTGAAGAAATCGCAGCCGCTGAAAAAGATGGCACAAAGAGTAAAAAAGCATCAGCATCAGCTACTAAAACGCAGCAAGACGCCATTGATAAATTAGAAAGCAAGGTGCAAGCTGTCAAATCTGGTGGCACTGGTGACATGCTTAGCAGTCTTGGAATTAGTAAAAGTCAATTGGTTGATTCAAACGGAAATTTGGTTAGTTTGACTAAGCAGATGGAAGTTATCAATGAAGCTACTAAGCACATGGGTACTGCTCAAAAGAACTCTGTATTTAATAGCCTATTTGGCACGACCGGTCAACAAGCTGGTATTATCCTTGCTCAAAACAACAAAGAGCTTGATGAGTTGAATGGCAAGGTTAAAAAATCAGCTGATGGACAAGGGTATGTAGCCAACTTGGCCACAAAAAATATGGCATCAGTCAAAGCCGAACTGTCTCAATTCAAAATGGCCGGCGAAGCAGCTATGATCATGCTTGGTAAAAAAATGTTACCGGTATTAGCTGATACCGCTGTATCAATGACTAAAGCTTTTGATTCTAAAGCCGGTCAACACGGATTAGAAGTTATAGCCGGTGGCATTGCTAAAGTTTCTGATGCATTACTTAATATGATTAAGTTTATCGGAACGCACACAACCGAAGTTAAAATATTTGCCTCTATATTTGCAGGGATATGGGCATTTAAAAAGATAAGTGATACCATTGGATGGATAAAAACAGCCATTGGAACTTATCGTGAATTAAACGGTGTATTGAAGACAACGGCGGCATTAAACGCGGCTGGTATAGGCGGCGGTAAAGCATCAGTTACTAAAACTGCCGCTAATGTCGGTGGAGAAGTTGCTACTGATGTTGGACTTAGTCGTGTCGCTGGTGCCGGCGGTGCTTTGAAAACAACATCAATCGCATCAAAAGTATTGCCGATAGCTGGTAAAGTAACTGGCATTCTAGGTGCTGCTGTAGCTGGTTGGGACGTTGGTTCAAGTGTTGTAACGGCCTTTAAATCTAAAAAGGCTGACGATGCTTATAAAGCTGGTGGGAAGACGGCAGGAACAGTTATTGGTGGTGGCATAGGTGCAGTATTAGGTAGTGTTATTCCCGGTGCCGGAACAGCTGCAGGTGCAATGCTCGGTGCTGGCATTGGTGATGCTTTAGGAAGCACCAAGGTAGCGCAGTCCATCACTGAAAAATTGTCTAATGCTTTCAAAAAGCATCCGATTAAAGTTCCTAAAATAGATGTTAAAGATGCTTATAAAGATTTAGATAAGGCCAATAAGAAATACTACGATGATAAAGCAAAGCGTGACAAAAAAGACGTTGATTTGCTTTACAAAAATGGCTATTTAACTAAGGTGGAGTACGATAAACGTCTCAAAGATATTCAAGATGAAGCGAAAAAGTCTGGGAATATTGAAAAACTGAGCCAGTCTGATCGTACAGCATTAACTAAATATTACGCTCAAAAGCGTACATCATTGGAGGAAAAAGCAGCCAAAGATAAAAGAACTGTTGGTAATAAGTGGGACAAGATAATTGGCGAGGATGCTGCTAAGTACGGCGATACGTCATTACAAGTCCAAAGGGACTACAAGAAAAAAGAACAAGCTGTGGCTCAAGTCGATAAAGACAAGAAGAAAGCCATTAACAAGCTCACTATTAAAGATGCCACTCAAACAACCATAGCAGAGGCTAAACTCCACACCACCTTAACAGGAAAGATACAGTTATCGTCAAATCAACAAAATAAGATTTTAAGTGATTTAGTAAAGAAGAAGGGAAAGTTGTCTGACAGTGAGTTAAAAAAAGCTTACTCTAATTCTAAAAAAGAATATGATGCAGTCAAAGGCTTTGCCGATAAGCAATATAAGTCGACAACTGAAACTGCTGAAAAGAAATTTAAGAATATTTCAAAGGCAGCAAACAACCAATTCAACTCTGTTTCTGATGCTGCTAAAAAAGAGGCTCAAAACACCATTGATTCTGCCAATAGGCAATTTAAAGGTAATTCTCAATACGCTAAAGAACAAAGGGCAGAGGTAACCAAACAGGCTAACAAAAAGCGTGATGATACAATTCAAGCCGCCAAAGACCAACGAGACGGCACGATTGATAAAGCTAGAGACGAGCGCAACAAAGTATCTAACGCAGCCACTGACAAGTACAATAGCACGGTAAAATCAGCTAGAAAACAAAGAGATGACGTTAAAAAAGCTGCCGAAGATCAGAAAAAAGGTGTTACTAAAAGTTCTGACGAAACGCATTCTCATGTTAAAAGTGGCAGTAGCTCATTTTGGGAAACGTTTAAAAAGATTGTTGTTGGCGGATTAGGAAACTCGTTTGGACCGATAGGCGTTGGTGTTAAAGCCATAAACGCTCTGGTCAGTAAATTTGGTGGTAGCAAACAAACGATCACACCGCCACCTACGAAGTTTGCATCAGGAACTGGTTTATTTTCTAAAATCAGGAAACCAATAACATCACCAATTATGGCAATGCTGAATGATGGCAATGATAGCCCTCAAACAGGAAACCGCGAGATGTTAATACATCCAAACGGTAAGCCCGAATTAGTACAAGGGACAAACGTCATTCGCCCATTGTTGCCTGGCACAGAGGTGTTAAACGCAACTGAAACAGCTATGATGCTGGGTCAACAAAAAATAAGCAGATTCGCTAGCGGCACAGGCTTCTTTGCTGACGTTTGGGATAGCATTAAAGATAGCACTAAGCGCTTTACGGAGATGTTTAGTTTTATAACAGATGCAGTGGCTCATCCAATAGACAGCATGGCGAAAACGTTTAATCCAAAGCGCAATCGCGATAATGGCGATGTATTTAATGCGCTAGAGGATCACGTGTTCGATAAGCCTGTTAAAGAACAAGCAAAGCCGTGGTGGTCAACACTGTGGGGCATGGCTAAAGATGCTGGAGATGATAGCGCTAGTAACTCCGCTCTGCTGAGCAAGATGATTAAGTTAGGCAATGGCAAGCCTTACGTTTGGGGAGCTACAGGACCTGATGGATATGATTGTTCAGGACTTGTGCAGGCAGCCTTAGATGAGTTGGGTAAATCATTTCCTCACTATTCAGGAGACCAATATAACAGTTCTACAGCTGTTTCAAATCCATCATCTGGTGACTTAGTGTTCTTTGGTGAAGGTGGAAGTCAACACGTTGGCGTATACGGTGGTAATGGTCGCATGTATAGCGCGCAATCACCGCAATCTAACCCAAACATCGGGTGGGCTAATGTATCTGATTGGTCTGAAAAACTAGCAGCTAGTCCATATCGTCGTGTTCCTGGCATGAAAACTGATGATAGTAGCAACAAACAGGAATCTGGATTGAATAAGCTGGTTAGGTCACAAGTCGGCGGTATGTTTGATTGGATCAAGAAGTTTATTGCGCCCTTGCAAGATAGTGGTGGTTCAGAACCAGCAGGAGATGGTGTCGGACGTTGGCGCGGTGATGTTGTTAAGGCATTGGGACAAGTCGGATTAAGCACTAGCTCAAGCATGGTTAACAAGGTATTGCGCCAGATTCAAACTGAGTCTGGTGGAAACGCTAGCGCAATGGGTGGAAATGATGGACTTGCTGATGGTAATGCTACGGGATTGATGCAAGTTAAGCCTGGAACGTTTAGAGCTTATGCAGCAGCAGGACACACTAACATCATGAATGGCTATGACAACATTCTCGCAGGATTAAATTATGCTAAAAATAGATATGGAAACGACTTATCGTTCTTAGGACAAGGTCATGGATATGCTAACGGCACAATTACAAATGTTCCGCATGTTGCAAACATTGCAGAAGGTGGCATGACGGAAGCTGTTATTCCTTGGGACCTATCTAAGAAATCTCGTGCAATGGAGTTATTGGGCGAAACAGTAACGCATTTCGCTCAGAATACACCAAGCGTATCATCGAATAATAGTAATCAGTCAAACAGCAATGACAGTGAGGTAATTTCTAAATTAGAAGGTAAGTTTGATCAAATGATAGGGTTCTTATCTCAGCTAGTTTCACAGGGTAATAACCCAACGCAAGGATATGCCGTTTTAGACAGAAGTGACTTGTACAGAAAGCAGGCCAGCGATGGCAATTTAAGGGATTATCAAGCATTTTGA
- a CDS encoding SGNH/GDSL hydrolase family protein, which translates to MEKLETNLDLNLGQVLRTQLGDNFEKIQVAVDGQGDTLNKQILDMLGGVPLASQNEVTQARIDRSGKSYKTLKSRGDADQATAETALNEGRETKSEVIEARSDNAGNGYSTLKNRLDHQDSEIDTKLAQISLTPEVFANLAALKSTYPSGKAGIFITSDNGHKYLWSNGSWVDGGVYQAVGLADGVVDSRKIAKRTDVTNQMTVLANRYISTSNVNIAYITSPNFFVTKIPVLPQGTMRLPILPINAKFIAATLADGNTLVFEKTVDELNAGGSSFTRQGYTVTDSELVIDMQYVFNQLTEKYIYIAQPYTQQSQLYVKVSKEQYLTDLMALSDTNNVTNKALTELSNEYLPVDIKPLYRQRNISWNTTTGELNFGNSDVYAAMELTNLPDKGLMKFKQTVLDSGQFIMLFDNTGKVIANFGTQYNDGTKTLDFLYLDGTDVVFDFKKALIANPKMAKMQITQMRGDIFTFKPVFYGVKNVSEVLKWADATNETQDELMLPSVYPVMNGKTANVVLTNLLKSGSVYDDKNVIATKTLGTQKIGLVEAADTQLGVKTRNEDPYQYIPVQRVDATKNGGNKSVMIIGESTSESLYLLDSIRDRLASDATKFTLVGTRVKDGVSHEARSGWGAGALHYVDKTDDTGNTNSFYNPEKKEFDWAWYLTQNNMAAPDIVVINFGLNDPNRYVTNGTSLSQTDHYNFFISQIRAVKPDTVIVIGLTHIYSSFGNFRNDARRDNIAALLNQTIQDFDNRTDERIYIAPYYLNIDTLWDMQYQQIPANEYQPERVDYIGIDHFHPSEIGYKKMADVMYAAIKQTI; encoded by the coding sequence ATGGAAAAATTAGAAACAAATCTTGACTTGAACCTAGGACAGGTCTTAAGAACCCAACTAGGCGATAACTTTGAAAAAATACAAGTCGCGGTTGATGGTCAAGGCGACACACTCAACAAGCAAATATTAGACATGTTGGGTGGCGTACCATTAGCCAGTCAAAACGAAGTGACACAAGCACGGATTGACCGTTCAGGAAAGTCTTATAAGACTTTGAAATCACGTGGTGACGCTGACCAAGCAACAGCTGAAACAGCATTGAATGAAGGACGTGAAACAAAATCAGAAGTCATTGAGGCACGTTCGGACAATGCAGGTAATGGGTACAGCACACTTAAAAACCGCTTAGACCACCAAGACAGTGAAATTGACACCAAGTTAGCACAAATTAGCCTAACACCTGAAGTATTTGCTAACTTGGCAGCGCTAAAGAGTACCTATCCAAGTGGTAAGGCAGGTATATTTATCACGTCTGATAATGGTCACAAGTACTTGTGGTCAAATGGCTCATGGGTTGATGGTGGTGTTTATCAAGCGGTTGGCTTAGCTGATGGTGTAGTTGATTCACGAAAAATAGCTAAGCGCACAGATGTGACTAATCAAATGACCGTATTAGCTAATCGCTATATATCGACTAGCAACGTGAACATTGCTTATATTACCTCGCCTAATTTTTTCGTAACTAAGATACCAGTATTGCCACAAGGGACGATGAGATTACCAATCTTGCCCATCAACGCTAAATTTATTGCAGCCACCTTGGCAGACGGCAACACTTTGGTGTTTGAAAAAACAGTCGATGAATTAAATGCTGGTGGGTCATCATTCACACGTCAAGGGTACACAGTTACTGACTCTGAATTAGTAATTGATATGCAATATGTTTTCAATCAATTGACTGAAAAATACATCTATATTGCCCAGCCATACACTCAGCAGTCTCAGCTATATGTCAAAGTAAGCAAGGAGCAATATTTAACTGATTTAATGGCGCTGAGTGACACTAATAATGTGACTAACAAGGCACTGACCGAGCTTTCAAATGAGTACTTGCCAGTTGATATTAAGCCACTCTACCGTCAACGTAATATCTCTTGGAATACCACGACAGGCGAGCTGAATTTTGGTAACAGTGATGTCTATGCTGCCATGGAATTAACTAATTTGCCCGACAAAGGTTTGATGAAATTCAAACAGACAGTATTAGACAGTGGTCAATTCATTATGTTGTTTGACAATACAGGGAAGGTCATTGCCAATTTTGGTACACAATACAATGATGGTACTAAGACACTAGATTTTCTCTACTTAGATGGCACTGATGTTGTGTTTGATTTTAAGAAGGCACTAATTGCCAACCCAAAGATGGCTAAGATGCAAATTACACAAATGCGTGGTGACATCTTTACGTTTAAACCGGTGTTCTACGGTGTTAAAAATGTTTCAGAAGTTCTTAAATGGGCAGACGCTACAAATGAGACACAAGACGAGCTAATGTTACCATCTGTTTATCCTGTCATGAATGGCAAGACTGCTAATGTCGTATTAACTAATTTGTTAAAATCAGGCAGTGTTTATGATGATAAGAATGTCATTGCAACTAAAACACTTGGTACTCAAAAGATAGGATTGGTTGAAGCAGCAGACACGCAATTAGGCGTTAAGACAAGGAATGAAGACCCTTATCAATATATCCCTGTTCAGCGTGTTGATGCCACTAAAAATGGCGGAAATAAGTCAGTCATGATTATTGGTGAGTCAACATCTGAATCACTTTATTTGTTGGATAGTATTCGTGATCGTTTGGCGTCTGATGCCACTAAATTTACCTTAGTTGGCACACGGGTAAAAGATGGCGTTAGTCACGAAGCACGAAGTGGATGGGGTGCTGGTGCGTTGCACTATGTTGACAAAACCGATGATACAGGCAATACGAACTCATTCTACAATCCAGAAAAGAAGGAATTTGATTGGGCTTGGTACTTGACACAGAATAACATGGCAGCGCCTGATATTGTCGTCATTAATTTTGGATTAAACGATCCCAACCGGTATGTTACTAATGGTACGTCGTTGTCTCAAACAGACCACTACAACTTTTTCATTAGTCAAATCAGGGCTGTTAAACCAGATACGGTGATTGTTATTGGTTTAACACACATCTACTCATCATTTGGCAATTTCCGAAATGATGCCCGTAGAGATAACATTGCAGCATTGCTCAATCAAACAATTCAAGATTTCGACAATCGCACTGATGAGCGTATTTATATTGCGCCATATTATTTGAATATCGATACCCTTTGGGATATGCAATATCAGCAAATACCAGCTAATGAATACCAGCCAGAGAGAGTGGACTATATTGGAATAGACCACTTCCACCCCTCTGAAATAGGTTACAAGAAGATGGCGGACGTGATGTATGCTGCTATCAAACAGA
- a CDS encoding phage tail domain-containing protein produces the protein MGGDSTPAFNNLYQDDTNSRDGNRFTTTTFGKLVFTADFLMIAKSYYDQKLLRHEMYQIFGDRDLVRFRTDIDFQKVMYGRPASFDIKHISDGNSDSVFSIQFEIPSGYKYSLTRSDQISSDDISFGMNFKLPERPTYTHSENKFRIYNPSDIAIDPYYQRHDLLLRINFEGDFYRIENKTNATAYQFNRALTMNENVMLNGLKTSLNGLPDSKDSDFGYLKLEKGWNDIVVTGATSHRTIFSFPFVYID, from the coding sequence TTGGGAGGAGATTCAACGCCTGCATTTAATAATTTATACCAGGATGACACTAATTCACGTGATGGGAATCGCTTTACAACAACAACTTTTGGCAAATTAGTATTTACCGCTGATTTTTTAATGATAGCTAAGAGCTACTACGATCAAAAGTTATTGAGACATGAAATGTATCAGATATTCGGTGATAGGGACCTAGTACGGTTCAGGACTGATATTGATTTTCAAAAAGTGATGTATGGCAGGCCAGCATCTTTTGATATTAAACATATATCAGATGGCAATAGTGATTCAGTTTTTTCGATTCAATTTGAAATACCTAGTGGTTACAAGTATTCATTAACGCGCAGTGATCAAATATCTAGCGATGATATCTCATTTGGTATGAATTTCAAACTACCCGAGAGACCCACATACACACATTCAGAGAACAAATTTAGAATTTATAATCCAAGTGACATCGCGATAGATCCTTATTATCAGCGACATGATTTGTTGCTTAGAATTAATTTTGAAGGTGATTTTTATAGAATTGAAAATAAAACAAACGCGACAGCGTATCAATTTAACCGCGCGTTAACAATGAACGAAAATGTGATGTTGAACGGTTTGAAAACTAGCCTTAACGGGTTACCTGACTCAAAGGATAGTGATTTTGGTTATTTAAAGCTAGAAAAGGGTTGGAATGACATAGTGGTAACGGGTGCTACCAGTCATCGTACTATTTTTAGTTTTCCGTTCGTTTACATTGATTAA
- a CDS encoding pyocin knob domain-containing protein: MSNNWNTRPILSFEDENFLPKISVSPDDGLTIIPDAKDGSIRSLALPDGFHFTKSDFSDFKFDKVTFEALNSGNHELSFDDSGHLLVDGKILVDENAKFALKSEKIPAGSDLDTYTQEGFFYSDKDKDVVSMTNAPTTHALTMQVYRAAGVVQIVTEYTTNDSAGTFIRSYYDVNNIWSPWRRVITSDSSGNIKAPSGALLQEVKSVQTKVNGLGTYYDASSSIIFVRSGKIVTAYGNLKIAIDITDLNSYHAETLIPSDCLPFAEYRVAIATNAPSSKQKVRGDLVFQTNGGVTLDDVSIGETNVIGGTLPVGTTIRISATWVVA, from the coding sequence ATGTCGAACAATTGGAACACTAGACCAATATTGTCTTTTGAAGATGAGAATTTTCTACCTAAAATAAGTGTATCCCCGGACGATGGCCTTACCATAATTCCAGATGCAAAAGACGGATCAATAAGGTCACTTGCGTTACCCGATGGGTTCCACTTCACCAAATCAGATTTCAGTGATTTTAAATTTGACAAGGTCACTTTTGAAGCGTTAAATAGTGGTAATCACGAGTTATCATTTGACGATTCAGGTCATTTATTAGTTGACGGCAAAATATTAGTTGATGAAAATGCTAAGTTTGCCTTGAAATCAGAAAAAATACCAGCAGGTAGTGATTTAGACACTTACACCCAAGAGGGATTTTTTTATTCAGACAAAGATAAAGATGTTGTTAGTATGACAAATGCACCGACAACACATGCCTTGACAATGCAAGTTTATCGTGCGGCGGGTGTTGTTCAAATCGTCACTGAATACACGACTAATGACTCAGCAGGGACGTTCATACGCTCATATTATGACGTGAACAACATATGGAGTCCGTGGCGCAGAGTTATCACGAGTGACTCCAGTGGCAATATCAAAGCACCAAGCGGGGCACTACTTCAAGAAGTTAAAAGCGTTCAAACAAAAGTTAATGGGTTAGGAACTTATTACGACGCCAGTTCTTCAATCATATTTGTTCGTTCAGGCAAGATCGTGACGGCATATGGCAATTTAAAAATTGCAATAGATATTACTGATTTGAACTCATATCATGCCGAAACGCTCATTCCTAGTGACTGCTTGCCATTTGCAGAATATCGTGTTGCAATAGCCACTAACGCACCTAGTAGTAAACAAAAAGTCCGTGGCGACTTAGTATTTCAAACTAATGGTGGTGTCACGCTAGATGACGTGTCAATCGGTGAAACAAATGTTATTGGTGGCACATTGCCGGTAGGTACCACCATTAGAATATCAGCAACATGGGTTGTTGCTTAA